The genomic DNA CAGCACCGCGGCGGCATGGCCCGGCACCTTCACCTTGCGCCATTCGCGCACCAATCCGCCGTCGGCGCCGAACAGGAAGGTCGACCGCTCGATCCCCATGTAGCTTTTGCCATACATCGATTTCTCGACCCAGGTGCCGAACGCCTCGCAAACGCTGCCATCCTCGTCGCTGGCGAGCGGCACGGCGAGATCGTATTTGGCGATGAACTTACCGTGGCTCTTGGGCGAATCCTTCGACACGCCGAGCAGTGCGACGCCAGCGGCGGCGAAATCTCCAGCCAGTGCGGAAAAGTCCTGCGCTTCGCGCGTGCAGCCGGTCGTATCGTCCTTGGGGTAGAAATAGATCACCAGCGGCAGCGGCTGATCGGCGAGGCGCAGCGGTGCGCCATCAGGCGCGGTCAGCGTTACGGGCGGCAACTTGTCCATGCGTCACTCCAGTCCATACGGCGATCACTTCCTGCCGCGCCGCATCGAGCGCCGCAACTACTGCGGCCCAATCCTCGCATCGCAGCGCACGGGCGACCAGCGCGCGTGTCGCCGACGCCTCCGGCTCGGCCGCATCGGGCGCGACGAGCCGCATGGTGACGATCAACCGGGTCAACAGGTTAAGTGCGGCTTGCAGCGGTAGATCGAGCAGTTCGATCGCGCGCGACAGGTCGGGATCAAAGCCGGTCAGCCGCGACAGTTGCGCGACATGGACAGCAAATTCGAGGTCGACGAGCCCGCCCGGGAGCAGCTTCGCATCGAGCGGACCTTGTGGCGGCTTGTGCGCGGCCATCTCCGCTCGCATCGCAACGGCATCGGCGACCACATCGCGTTCCAGTCGGTCACCAGCGAGCACTGCCTGAATAATCGCGGCGAGATCGGCGCGCGCGGCGGCCGAGCCGAACACCGGTCGCGCGCGCGTGAGGGCCATGTGCTCCCACGTCCACGCGCTCTCGCGCTGATACCGCGCGAACGAGTCGATGTTGACGACGAGTGGACCTTGCGTGCCCGACGGGCGCAGCCGCGTGTCGATCGGGTAGAGCGGGCCAGCGGCGGTTGCTACCGAGAGCGCAGCAGTCACGCGCTGCGCAAGGCGATTATAGTAGAGCGTCGCGCCGAGCGGCTTGGGGCCATCGGACTCCGCCGCGAAATCGCCGGTGAAAAGATAGATTAGGTCGAGATCCGATGCGTGGGTCAGCGCGCCGCCGCCGAGCCGGCCAAGCGCGAGGATCACGAACTCGCTGCCCGGCACTTGCCCGTGGGCGCGGGCAAACTCCTCAATCGTCGCGCTGGTGAGCACCTCGATCGCCGCCTCGGCGACGCGCGAATAGCCTGCAGCGACATCGAGCGGATCGGCCACGCCGGCGATGATCTGCGTGCCGAGCGCAAACCGCCGATCCCCCACGACGCGGCGAACATGATCCAGCCGCGCCTGGAAATCGGCGCCGCGTTCTCTCGCGCGCATGTCGGCGGCGAGCGCGGCGACATCGGGCATGGGATCAAAGGCGGTGGCGTCGATCAGCCCGTCGAGCAGGTCGGGGCGGCGCGCGAGTTCCTCCGCCAGCGTCGGCGCGTGGCTGAGCAGTTGCGCAAGCAGCGCGGCGAGCGCCGGCCGCGCTTCGAGCAGGCGGAAGATGTTCACCGCACTCGGCAGCCGTTCGAGCAAGCGATCGAGCCGGACGAGCGCGGCCTGCGGGACCGGCGCGTCGGCCAGCGCGGTGACGAGCCCCGGCAGCACAGCTTCCAGCGCACCCTGCGCGGCGGCGCTGCGCAGCGCCGGATAGCGTCCGGCGCGCCACGCGGCGATCCGCGCCGCTGCGGCCGCCGGATCGTCGAAGCGGGCAGCCGACAGCCGATCCACCAACGTCGCCCCATCGCGGGTCAGCGCGTCGGAGGGTGGCGGCGCAAGGCGATCGAATATCGCTGCCACGCGCGTGACGTGCGGCCGCAGGTGATCGAGCAGCGCGGCGCCGTCGGTGCGGCCATCGAGCAATGCAACGCGGTCGAGCGCCTCCCCCGCCGGCAATTCGTGCGTCTGACGATCGTCGATCATCTGCACGCGATGCTCAGCGGTACGCAGGACGACGTAGGCGTCGGTGAGCGCCGCCGCGTCCGCTGCATCGATCCGTCCTGCCTCAGCCAGCGAGGCAAGCGCGGCGCGCGTGTCGGGAACGCGCAGCGCGGGATCGCGCCCGCCGTGAATCAGCTGATGGATCTGCGCGAAGAACTCGATCTCGCGAATGCCGCCACGGCCGCGCTTCAGATCATAGCCGGGGCCGAATGCCTGGCCTTGCGAATAATGGTCACGGATGCGGCGGGTGATGTCGACGATCTCGCCGATCGCACCGAAATCGAGGCTGCGTCGCCAGATGAACGGGCGGATCGCATCGAGGAAGCGGCGTCCGAGCGCAACGTCGCCGGCAGCCGCACGGGCGCGGATGAAGGCAGCGCGCTCCCATGGCAGCGCTTGCGATTCGTAATAGGTGATCGCGGCCTCGACCGGCAGCGCGATCGGCGTTGCCTCGGGGGTCGGGCGCAGCCGCAGGTCGACGCGCAGGACATAGCCCTCGCCG from Sphingomonas radiodurans includes the following:
- a CDS encoding peroxiredoxin codes for the protein MDKLPPVTLTAPDGAPLRLADQPLPLVIYFYPKDDTTGCTREAQDFSALAGDFAAAGVALLGVSKDSPKSHGKFIAKYDLAVPLASDEDGSVCEAFGTWVEKSMYGKSYMGIERSTFLFGADGGLVREWRKVKVPGHAAAVLEAAKAL
- a CDS encoding bifunctional [glutamine synthetase] adenylyltransferase/[glutamine synthetase]-adenylyl-L-tyrosine phosphorylase; translated protein: MSSEIATLSSTHDAIARATRYSPFLATLLQREPDFASGSPDEPVSIDVDLPVGTALRRARRRLALRVAIGDLAGVFDLSAVTHRLSDFADQALDLAIRTAITERTPGVEPSGFVAIALGKQGSRELNYSSDIDPIFLFDPATLPRRRNEEPIEAAVRIGKRVVELLQARDGEGYVLRVDLRLRPTPEATPIALPVEAAITYYESQALPWERAAFIRARAAAGDVALGRRFLDAIRPFIWRRSLDFGAIGEIVDITRRIRDHYSQGQAFGPGYDLKRGRGGIREIEFFAQIHQLIHGGRDPALRVPDTRAALASLAEAGRIDAADAAALTDAYVVLRTAEHRVQMIDDRQTHELPAGEALDRVALLDGRTDGAALLDHLRPHVTRVAAIFDRLAPPPSDALTRDGATLVDRLSAARFDDPAAAAARIAAWRAGRYPALRSAAAQGALEAVLPGLVTALADAPVPQAALVRLDRLLERLPSAVNIFRLLEARPALAALLAQLLSHAPTLAEELARRPDLLDGLIDATAFDPMPDVAALAADMRARERGADFQARLDHVRRVVGDRRFALGTQIIAGVADPLDVAAGYSRVAEAAIEVLTSATIEEFARAHGQVPGSEFVILALGRLGGGALTHASDLDLIYLFTGDFAAESDGPKPLGATLYYNRLAQRVTAALSVATAAGPLYPIDTRLRPSGTQGPLVVNIDSFARYQRESAWTWEHMALTRARPVFGSAAARADLAAIIQAVLAGDRLERDVVADAVAMRAEMAAHKPPQGPLDAKLLPGGLVDLEFAVHVAQLSRLTGFDPDLSRAIELLDLPLQAALNLLTRLIVTMRLVAPDAAEPEASATRALVARALRCEDWAAVVAALDAARQEVIAVWTGVTHGQVAARNADRA